CTCGAATTTTCCTTCAGACTGCTTGGCGAACCTGCACGTCACAATTGACGCGATCCGCCCGACCAAAACAGTCCTCGAAACCTATTCGTTGCGTTGCGCGCGCAACTATATTCCAGACGCATGACAATCATTACTGCGCCGACGTCTTATGATTGATGAGTGGAGTGGTTTCACTATGCGATAGTTTGATCAATGCAATGGCGACCCGCCGGTATGGCAAGTTTGGGATAGACTAGCGCGCATTCTGGAAACCCTAGATCGAGCGTCAGGGAAGGCCAACGTCGAACCAAGGACCAGGCCGATGGTTGGCCGCACGGCGGCGGCCAACCATCTGAAGGCTACTTTACCGACATCGCCACGATCTCTGTCGAAGCGCCCGTCGGCTTAAGTTTGAAATTGACGGCCTGTCCGACCTTGAACGGCTTGAGAACAGCCGGATCGGCCTTGAACTTCATGGTCATGGCCGGCCATTTTAGGGCGGGAATGGGCTGGTGCTGCAGCGTCACCACGCCGCTGGCCTTATCCAGACCCTTGATCACGCCTTGGCCGTCCACGGTCTTGGCCGCAGCAGGCATAGCGTCGTGCTTCATACCCGGCATGTCGCCCATCTTCATGTCCGATTGAGCCAAGGCGGGGCCAGTTAGGGCCAGGGCCAAAGCGGCTGCGGATAGCAAGGTCTTCATCGATGGTCGCTCCTGTAAGGCGGACGGGTCAGGGAGAACCCTTCACAGCAAAGGATATACGCGCCGCCCCGCCAACACCCCTCAGGCGAAGCGATCGCACCGTCACGACCGGGGTCGCGCGGCGCGCCTCCGGCGGCGCTCGATGAGCAAATAGGCAGCTGGAATGACGAACATCGACAGCAGTGGCGCGCTGAGCATGCCGCCGATCATCGGCGCTGCGATGCGGCTCATCACCTCGGAGCCGGCGCCGTGGCCGACCAGGATCGGCAGCAGTCCGGCCAGGATCACCGCCACGGTCATGGCCTTGGGCCGCACCCGCAGCAGCGCCCCGTCGCGGATGGCCTGGACGAGGTCGGCCTCCTTGATCGGGCCGCAGCGCTCGGCCAGGGCTTGCTTGAGATAGATCAGCATCACCACCCCGAACTCGGCCGAGACCCCCGCCAGAGCGATGAAGCCGACGCCGGTGGCCACCGACTGATTGAAGCCCAGCAGGTAGAGCGCCCAGAAGCCACCGGTCAGGGCGAAGGGCAGGGCGCCCATGATCAGGGCCGCCTCGTCCAAGCGACGGAAGGTGACGTAAAGCAGTACGAAGATAATCAGCAGCGTCGCCGGCACGACGATCTTCAACCGCTCCACCGCTCGCTGCAGATATTCGAACTGCCCCGAATAGCTGATGCTCACGCCGGCGACTGGCTTGATGTCTTTGGCCACCGCCCGCTGCAGATCGGCGACGACCGAAGACAGGTCGCGCCCGCGCACATCGACATAGACGAAGGTGGTCGGTCGCCCGTTCTCGCTCTTGAGCATCGGCGGCCCCTCGCTGATCGCCACCTGGGCCACCGTGCCCAGCGTGATCTGCTGCAGCGAGGGGGTAAGGATCGGGAGGACCCGCAGGGCTTCGAGGTCGCCGCGCACCTCGCGAGGATAACGCACGCTGATCGGATAACGGGCGAGGCCCTCGACGGTCTCGCCGACCATCTGGCCGCCGATCGCGCCCGAGACGATGGCCTGGACATCGGCGATGTTGAGACCGTAGCGACCAGCGGCGGCCCGGTCGATGCGGACATCGACATAGCGCCCGCCGGTCAGCCGCTCGGCCAAGGCCGAGCTGACCCCCGGCACGCTCTTGGCGACTTGGGCGATCTGCTGGGCGACGCGGTCGAGGTCATCAAGGTTGGCACCCGACACCTTGACCCCGATTGGGCTCTTGATGCCAGTGGCCAGCATGTCGATGCGGTTGCGGATCGGCGGCACCCAAACGTTTGAAAGGCCCGGGACCGCCACCGTGCGATCCAATTCCTCGACCAGCTTTTCGGGGGTCATGCCGGGGCGCCACTGGTTGCGCGGCTTAAAGCGGATGGTGGTCTCAAACATTTCCAGCGGAGCCGGATCGGTCGCCGATTCCGCTCGACCGGCCTTGCCGAACACGCTGTCGACCTCGGGCACTGTCTTGATCAACCGATCGGTCTGTTGAAGAAGCGCGCCGGCCTTGGCCGCCGACAAGCCCGGAAGGGCCGAGGGCATATAGAGCAGGTCGCCTTCATTCAAAGTCGGCATGAACTCACCGCCTAGCCGCGACAGCGGAATCAGGGTGGTGGCGAAGACCAGCGCGGCGATGACCAGCGCGGAGCGCGGACGCCCGAGCACCCAGTCCAGGGCCGGCGCATAGATCGCGCTCAGCAGCCGGTTGATGGGGTTGGCGGTCTCGGCGGGGATCCTGCCGCGGATCAGATAGCCCATCAGGACCGGGATCAGGGTGATCGACAGCAGGGCCGCCGCGGCCATGGCGTAGGTCTTGGTGAAGGCCAGCGGGGCAAAGAGTCGCCCCTCCTGGCCCTGCAGGGTGAAGACCGGGATGAACGAGAAGGTGATGATCAGCAGGCTCAGGAACAGGGCAGGACCGACTTCCACGGCGGCGGCGGCGATCTCGTCCCAGCGTTCCTTGTCGCCGATCGTCTGGCCGGGATGATCGAGCGTCCAGCGCTCGAGATGTTTGTGCGCGTTCTCGATCATCACGACGGCCGCATCGACCATGGCCCCGACAGCGATAGCGATGCCGCCTAGAGACATGATGTTGGCGTTGACCCCCTGGGCGCGCATGACGATGAAGGCGGCCAGGACGCCCAGCGGCAGGGCGATGATCGCCACCAGGGCCGAGCGCAGATGCCAAAGGAAGAGCGCGCAGACCAGGGCGACGACGATAAACTCCTCAAAAAGCTTGGACTTCAGATTGTCGATGGCGCGGTCGATCAAGCCGGAGCGGTCATAGGTGGTGACGATCTCCACGCCTGGTGGCAGGGTGGTCTTGAGGGTCTTCAGCTTGTCCTGCACGGCCTTGAGGGCGGCGCGGGCGTCCTCGCCCGAGCGCAACACCACCACTCCTCCGGCGACCTCGCCCTTGCCGTTGAGCTCGGCGATCCCTCGGCGCATCTCCGGTCCGATCTGGATCGTGGCGACCTGGCCCAGGGTGATGGGCACGCCGCCGGCCGCGGTCTTGATTGGCACGGCGGCGAAGTCGGCCAGGCTGCTCAGATAGCCGCTGGCCCGGACCATGTATTCGGCTTCGGCCATTTCGACGACCGAGCCGCCGGCTTCCTGGTTGGCGCCGTTCAGCGCCTCGACCACGGCCTGGTGGGTGACGCCGTAGGCCGCTAATTTCTGCGGGTCGAGCACCACCTGGTACTGGCGGACCATGCCGCCGATGCTGGCCACCTCGGCCACCCCCGGCAGGGTCTTCAGCTCATAGCGCACGAACCAGTCCTGCAAGGACCGAAGCTGGCTGAGGTCATGGCGGCCGGTTCGGTCGACCAGGGCGTATTCGAAGATCCAGCCCACACCGGTGGCATCGGGACCGAGGGCCGGGCGGGCTCCGGCTGGAAGCCGGCTTTGCACCTGGCTCAGCGACTCCAGCACCCGCGAGCGCGCCCAATAGGGATCGGTCCCATCGGCGAACAGCACATAGACGAAGCTATCGCCGAAGAACGAATAGCCGCGCACGGTCTTGGCCCCCGGCACCGACAGCATGGTGGTGGCCAAGGGATAGGTGATCTGGTCTTCCACCAGACGCGGGGCCTGGCCCTGGGCCGGCGTGCGGATCACCACCTGGACGTCGGAGAGATCAGGCAGGGCGTCGAGCGGCGTCGCGCGCAGCGCCACAAGCCCGCCGGCCAGCAGGACCAGGGCGCCCAGCAGCACGAAGAAGCGGTTGGCCAACGACCAGCGGATGACGGCGGCGATCAACGGCTTGCCTCCACGCGGCGAAGGCTGCGCACGGCGGAGCCGTCAGGACGTTGTTCGAAGCCGAAAGCCGCCTGATCGCCCGCCTTCAATCCCCGAGCCAGGCTCGGCGGGTCGAGCTTGAAGATCATGGTCATGGCCGGCCAGCCGATCGCGGGCACGGGGCCGTGGCTCAGGGTGATCGTGTCGGCGGTGATCTCTTCGACCCGCCCCTGCGCCTGCAAGAGCGACCTGGCGCCTTTGGGGACGGGCTTCATCACCGGTGCGGCCGCTTCCATGGTCGGCCCGGTGGCCGCTTGGCTCGTCAGCGGCCGAGGTTCCAAGCCGGCCAGGCTGGCTTCGGAGTCGAGGAGGAACTGGCCCGAGGCCACGACCTGATCGCCGGCGCTGAGGCCGGCGAGGATTTCGCTGCGATCGCCGGCCTGGCGACCGACACTGATCTCGGCGGGCTGGTAGCGGCCGCCGCCCTGGGCCAGCATCACCAGGTCCCGCCGCCCGGTGCGGATTATGGCCTCGCTGGGGACGGTCAGGACTGGAGCGGCGTCACCGGCAAGACTGGCCGTGGCGGACATGCCCGGCCGCAGCCGGCCGCCGCGATTGGACAGTTCGACCCGGACTTGCAGGGTGCGGCTGTCAGCCTGGGCGGCTGGCAGGATGGCGCTGACCCGGCCGCTGAAGGTCTCGCCGGGAAAGGCGGGCAACTGGGCCGAGACCGACTGGCCGATCCTGATCAGCCCAGCCTGGGTCTCGGGCGCCGACAGCGTCAGCCAAACGGTGGCCAGACCGCTGATCTGCGCCAAGCTCTGGGCCGAGGCCAAACTCATGCCGGCGCGGACATCCAGGGTCTGGATCACCCCGCCGATCGGCGCGCGCACCGTGGATGTCGTCTGAACCTTGCCGTCGTGCTCGACCGCGGCGATCAGGGATTGGCTCATGCCAAGCAAGGTCAAGCGCGAGCGGGCGGCGGCCGTCAGGCGCGGGTCGCCGATGCGCCGCACGGCCAGATATTCGGTCTGCGCGCCCGCCCACTCGGGGTTGAACAGGTCGGCGATGGGCGCGCCCGCCGCGATGATGTCGCCGGGGGCGTGGCCATAGACGCGCTGGACGAAGCCGGCGGTGCGGGTCTGGACGATGGCCAGATCGCGCTGGTTGAACTCGATCGATCCCGGAATCGCCAGGCCGGAGGCGAGCGACGTCATCTCGGCGCGGGCCAATCGCATGCCCAGGGTCTGAGCGCCGCGCGGATCGACGGCGACGCCGGGCGCGTTCGGCCCGGCGCCCTCGTCGGCGTAGCGTGGGACCAATTGCATGTCCATGAACGGCGACTTGCCCGGCTTGTCGAAGCGCTGGGCGGGGACCATCGGATCATACCAGTAGAGAACCTTGCGGCCAGGCACGTCGCCCGCGGCTGGGGCGGGCCCCTTGCGCCACTGGCCCAAACCATAGCCCCCGGCCGTGGCCAGAAGGGCGATGGCGGCGGCGCCCGCGATCAGGGATCGGGTCGAAAGGGTCGTGACGCGGCTCATGACGCGGTTCCGTAGGTCAGGTTGATCTTGGCGCTGTCGCGCGCGACGAGGGCTTGGCGGTCGAGGATCGAAAGCTTGGTCTCGGCCAGGTCGAGCAAGGCGCCGAGCACATCGCTCAAGCTGGCGCGCCCAGCGGCATAGCTGGCGGTCTCCAGGTCGGCGCGTTGCTGGGCCAGCGGCGCCAAGGTCTCTTGAGCGCGGGCCAACTGTTCGTGGTGCATCTGGTGGTCGACGAGGTCGGTCTCCAGCGCGGCGAGCAATTGGCGTTCGCCCGCAGCCTTTTGACTTTCTGCTCCCCGGACCCTGGCGCTCTGTGCCGCGATCAGCGGCTCGCGCCGGGCCTGGCCAAACAGCGGCAAGCCGAAGGTCACCCCGACCGACACCATGTCGCCATAGGCGCCGTCGCGCTTCTGGTAGGCGAGATCCCAACTGGTGTCGGGATGGGCTTCGGCACGCGCTTGGGCCAACTGGGCGCCGGCCGTCTGGCGCGCCGCATCCAGGGCACGAAGACCCGGATGGTCTGGCAGGCCGGCGCGCAGGGCCTCGGCGTTGATAATAAAGTCCGGAGCCGGCCCGATGGCCTGAGGTCCAGGCTCGCCTGTCCAACGGGTCAGTTCGGCGGCGGCGCGGGCCCTGTCGGCGAGCAGTTCGCTGCGTCGATCGGCCAGTGCGGCCAGCTTCTGTTGCGCCTCCAGGGCTTGGCCCGGACGAGCCTCTCCTGTGGTGACGGCGGCGGGCGCTGTGTCGCGCAGCGGTGTGATCGCCCGTTCGACCGCAGCCAGGGCGGCCAGCTTCTGGTCGGCGTAGTAGAGGTCGATCCAGGCCAGGGCTGCGGCCACTTGCGTCTCGCGCGCCGTCAGGGCCTGGCGGGCGCCGGCGGTCGTGACCTCCGCTCGGGCTGCCTGACGCGCGGCCTCGCGCTTGGCGGCGCTGGGCCGGTCCTGCATCAGGCCGATGCTGACCATGGTCATGCTGTCGCCGCCAAAGGTCCCGGCCGGTGGACCGGAGATCGGGAAATTGTCCAGGCCGACCCGCAGCTTAGGGTCGGGCAACCTGCCCGCCGCCTTGCCCTGGGACTTGGCCGCCTCGAGATCGGCCGCCGTCGCGGCCAGGGCCGGCGATTGCAGGGCCAGCTCTTGGGCGGCGGTGAAGGTCAGCGGGCCGGCCTGGGCGGCGTTGGCCAGCCCAAGGCCCGCGAGAAGCAGGATAAGACGCATGAAAGAGTCCTGTCGGATCGTGCGAACGACGTCGGCGAAAAGGCCAAACGGGATGCCTCGGCGGAGCGTTTGCAGCCGCCCCGCCGAAGCCGGCCGTCCAGGCGGCGGGAGGGATCGCCCGCCGCCTGGGTTCAGCCGGTCCCTAGCCTTGGGGCGAGGCGGTGGCGGGCTCCGCCGCGCCGGCCTTGCGGGGCATCATTCCGCAGTAGGCCGGCATGTCGCAGATGCGGACCGCGGTGCGAAAGACGTCCTTGGGGTTGGACGGCGGGGCCCCCGTGCGCAGATGGCTGCAGGTGGGGAAGGTGGCGGCGAGGACGGCCGAGGCGCCGAAGGTCAGGCCGGCGGCCAGGGCGCCCAGGAGAGCGTGACGCAGGATCATGGGATCGTTCCTTGAAATCGTGATCTGAAAAGCCCGCGAAGGGGCAAGCGACCGCGCCGTTCGACCGCGTGCGAAGACGCACGACGGCGGGCGCGAGAGCGTCAGACCGGCGGTTGGCCGGTCGTCAGATCAGCGATCTTGGAGGCGGATCATCCTGGCCCGGATCATGGGTCCGGCCGCTGGTGTTCGACCAGCGCGTCTCGATCCGGTAGGCGATTGGCGAATAGTCGATCGCGCCCTCGGCAGGCACAGCGACAGCCAAGGCGCAATTGGTCGCGCAGGCCCGGGCGCAGTCCTTGGCCGACATCGCCTTGCCATGGTCGCAGCAAGGGTCCTGGGCGGTGTCCGAAGCCGTGGTGGCCGCTGGCACGGCCATGCTCATCGCGCTCATGTCCATTCCCGTCATGTCGCAATCAGCCTGGGCGGCGTTGACCGCCAGCGGGCTGAAGGCGAGGGCCAGGGCGGCCAGGAAAGCGAGCGCATGTCTCAGCATGGCGTCACCATAGCGCCGCCGCCCGCTGGCGTCATCAGGTGTTGACGATGGAAAGATCCACGGCCCGCCATGGTCAGAGCGAGGCCGGCGGGGCCAGCGTCCCCAGCCAACTGACCAGGATCAGAACCGAGAGGCCGGCGGCCGACTCGACCAGCAGGCTTCGCCGCAGCGCCGCCAGCGCCGAGGCGGGGTCGAGGCTGGCGAGCGCCCGTTGTAGTCGCGGCGTCAGCACGAAGCGATTGAGCGCGGCCAGGCTCAGCATAAGCGCGAAGACGCAGAGCTTGGCCAGGAGCACGGCGCCCCAGGCGGTCGTAGCCGCCGCGAGGAGGTGGTCGGGTCCGACCAGGAACCAGCTGTTGATGAGGCCGGTCAGCACCAGCGTGGCCACGACCACCGAGCCGACGCCGGAAAACCCTTCCAGCGCCCCGTGGAGCGCTCGCACGGCGGCGGCCTCGGCCTGGCGCACGCCCAAGACCAGGAGGAGCAGGGCGGCCAAAGCGCCGAGCCAGACCCCGGCGGCGAGGAGGTGGAGGATGTCGGCGGACAGCTTGAAGAGGCCCGCCGCCCCTTCGCCGTCAGCGCCGTGTCCGCTCCAGGCGAAGCTGGCCAGGGCTACAGCACCCAGCCCGGCGCTGGCGCGCCAGAGATTGGTCGAGGGACGCAAGGTCGCGGCGACCGCCAAGGCCGCCAGGCTCGCGGTCGCGCGGGTAATGACCGAGACGCCGAACTGGGTGCCGGTCGCCACCATGACTAGAGCCTGTGGGTCGAGGGCGTCGGCAAGCGCTCCGGTCATCATTGCCGTCTGGGCCAGCAGCGCCAGGCCGCAGCCGATCGCCGTCAGCAGGCCGGCGACCACGACCAGTCCCTTCGTTCCGGCGCTGGTTCGCGCCGCGCCGGGGCCATCGGCGGGCAGGCCGTAGAGGTAGAAAAGCGGCGCGCCAAACAGCATCGCCGTCCCGGCATACTGGACAAGGCGCGCCAGAACGACGAGCGACTCGATCATCGCCCTAGCGGACCGTGAAGCTGTAGGCGCCGTTGATGCGATGGGCGTCGGCGGTGACCACGCGCCAGCTGACCTTATAGGCGCCCGGCGCCAGCGGCGCGGCCAGGGCGCCGTCGATGACCATCCCGCCCTTGGCGACCTTGATCTTCACCGGCACGGCGCCGCCCGAGGCTTTGGCGATTTCGAAGCTGGAGAACTTGGCCTCGAGTTTCTCGCTGAATTTCAGGCTGATCGCCTTGGGAGCGGCGACCGTGGCGTCGGGCGCGGGATTGGCGCTGACCAGCTTGGCGTGGGCGGCGGCCTGGGACGCGGCGAGCATCAGGCCGCCCGCGGCGATCATCGCCAGGACGGTGGAAGTGGTCTTGGTGGTCATCGGATGTCTCCAAGGTGCGACGCCCCGGTCGCCCACAGATCATACGTGCGGCCCGGGCCCTGTCCCTCGCGGCGAAGCGCAAAAATCGGTGTCGGGCGCCGATCAGCCATGGCGGGCGAAAACCCGGGTCGCGCCCTTGGCGTCAAGCAGCATCAGGGTCGCGTAGGGCTCGGCGCCGGCTCCGGGCATTTCCATGCCGGGCGATCCGATCGGCATTCCAGGGACCGCCAGGCCCAACGCCTTGGGGCGTTCTTGCAACAGCCGAAGAATGTCGGACGGCGGTACGTGACCCTCGATGGTGTAGCCGCCGATCCGTGCGGTGTGGCACGACGACAGGGTATCGGCGACACCGTAGGTCGCTCGCACCGGCGTCAGATCGTCGAGCTCGTTGATCGACGGCTTGAGGCCGGCTGCCCTCAGGGCCTCGACCCACTTGGTGCAGCAGCCGCAGGACGGGGTCTTGTAGACTTGGATAGCCAGGGGTTCGGCGCCTTGCGCGCAGGCGACCAGCAGAGTGGCGGCGCCGGCCCCCAACAGCAGGGCGCGGCGCGCAAGGGGCGGGCGACGGATCAAACGGCTCACGGCTGGGCTCCGGAAGGTCAGGGGCGATCGACTATTTCGGTTTGGCGGCCCGGGAAGACCAATGGATATGGACAATCTTCCAACCCGCCGGCTCGTGGCGAAGGACCATGGTCTCGGCCGACAGGCGGTCCACCGGCTTGCCGCTGTAGACGCCCGTCGTGCGGCTTTCGCTGACGATATAGGCCAGGTCGCCCTGGGCCAGGCCCGACCGCGACAGCGGCGTGCTGGGTACAGCACGGGTGAAGGCCGCGTCGGCGGCTAGGTGATGGCTGGCATATTCGACCCGCGATCGCTCCGCGCCGCCCTCCTCAACGACCAGAACGTCGGGCGCCAACAAAGCAAGGGCTTTTTCGGTGTCGCCCGCCGCCAGCGCCGCATGGAAGCCGTCGACGGCCAAGGCCGCGGCCCTGGCCGCCGGGGGCAGGCTGGTCGAGACTGCGGTGGCAGGCTTGGCTGGTTCGTGAGCCAGCGCTGAGCCGGTGATCAGCAGGCTGGCGCCAAGCGTGGAAAGTAGGTGTGTCATTCTCAGGGTCTCCTGCCGCACGCGGCGTATTGGGTCAGAACCAGGCCCGAAGGCCAAACACCAGCCGAGCATCCTCGACATCCTCGCCGGCGGCGCGGCTGTAGTCAGCTGTCTTCCCGAATTTTCGGTCGTAGGTGACGCCGATATAGGGGGCGAACTCGCGGCGGATCTCGTAGCGAAGCCGCAGGCCTAGCTCCGCATTCGACAGGCCAGCACCCATCCCGGTCGCCGCGTCATTAGACGCGGCGAGGTTCAACTCCGCGCGCGGCTGCAGGATCAAGCGCTGGGTGATGCGCTGGTCGTAGGAGCCTTCCAGCCGCCCAGAGAGATCGCCTCTGTCGGATAGGAAGGCCGCGCCGCTCACCTCAAACCAGTAGGGCGCAAGGCCCTCGAACCCAACAGTCGCGTAGGTCCGGGTGGGATGGGGCTCGAAATCATGCCGCACCCCCGCCTGAAGATTGAAGTAGGGACCGATCGCGCGGGAATAGAGCGCTTGCAGTTCGGCTTGCTCGACGCCGTCGCCGACGACGCCTTCGCCTTCGGTCTTGATCACCAGGCGATGGATGTCGCCGCCAAACCAGGCCTCGCCTTCCCAACGATAGCTATCCTTGCCCGACTGGGGCGCCCACTCAGCGATGTTGGCCATGACCATGGAGCTGCTCAAGCCGCCGTGCTCGCGCCGAAGTTGGCCGCGCGCGGCGGCCATGGCGGCCGGCGAGAACAGGCGGTCAGCGGCGTGGTCGCTCGGCGCCGCCGGCGGCGGCCCCGTTGGGACCTCCAGATCACCGATCGTTGTGCCGGCCGCCGCGGGCGCCCCCATCGCCATGCCCGGCATGGCGGAATGGTCCATCGGCGTCTCCGCCGGCATGTCATGTCCGGCGTGCGGATCGGCTTCGCCGGCTGCGGGCGTCTCTGGCTTCGGCGCGACCGCTGGGGCGGGGGCCGCCTGATGCTGATGAGCCGCCGCCTCTGGCTTGGCAGGTCTCGCGGCGGGCTTGGTCGGCGCGGCGGGCATGGTCATGCCCGGCATCGAGGAATGATCCATGGTCTGGGCCATAGCTGGCGCGGCCAAGGCGAGCGGCAACAGGCTGATTACGACGAGCCGGTTCATGCCGCGCCTCCTTCGAGAGGCCGCACACTGAACACCTGAAACATGCCCGCGTGCATGTGGTAGAGCATGTGGCAGTGGAAAGCCCAGTCGCCGGGATCAGCGGTGATGTCCCAAGAGACCTTGCCTCCAGGCAGCACGATGACCGTGTGCTTGCGAGGTCCAAATCCGACCGGCGCGTGGGTCAGCTCGAAGAAGTGGCCATGCAGGTGGATCGGGTGGGCCATCATGGTGTCATTGACCAGCGTGACCCGCACCCTTTCGCCCGTGTCGAAGGCGTAGGGCTTGGTCGCGTC
Above is a window of Caulobacter henricii DNA encoding:
- a CDS encoding efflux RND transporter permease subunit, which codes for MIAAVIRWSLANRFFVLLGALVLLAGGLVALRATPLDALPDLSDVQVVIRTPAQGQAPRLVEDQITYPLATTMLSVPGAKTVRGYSFFGDSFVYVLFADGTDPYWARSRVLESLSQVQSRLPAGARPALGPDATGVGWIFEYALVDRTGRHDLSQLRSLQDWFVRYELKTLPGVAEVASIGGMVRQYQVVLDPQKLAAYGVTHQAVVEALNGANQEAGGSVVEMAEAEYMVRASGYLSSLADFAAVPIKTAAGGVPITLGQVATIQIGPEMRRGIAELNGKGEVAGGVVVLRSGEDARAALKAVQDKLKTLKTTLPPGVEIVTTYDRSGLIDRAIDNLKSKLFEEFIVVALVCALFLWHLRSALVAIIALPLGVLAAFIVMRAQGVNANIMSLGGIAIAVGAMVDAAVVMIENAHKHLERWTLDHPGQTIGDKERWDEIAAAAVEVGPALFLSLLIITFSFIPVFTLQGQEGRLFAPLAFTKTYAMAAAALLSITLIPVLMGYLIRGRIPAETANPINRLLSAIYAPALDWVLGRPRSALVIAALVFATTLIPLSRLGGEFMPTLNEGDLLYMPSALPGLSAAKAGALLQQTDRLIKTVPEVDSVFGKAGRAESATDPAPLEMFETTIRFKPRNQWRPGMTPEKLVEELDRTVAVPGLSNVWVPPIRNRIDMLATGIKSPIGVKVSGANLDDLDRVAQQIAQVAKSVPGVSSALAERLTGGRYVDVRIDRAAAGRYGLNIADVQAIVSGAIGGQMVGETVEGLARYPISVRYPREVRGDLEALRVLPILTPSLQQITLGTVAQVAISEGPPMLKSENGRPTTFVYVDVRGRDLSSVVADLQRAVAKDIKPVAGVSISYSGQFEYLQRAVERLKIVVPATLLIIFVLLYVTFRRLDEAALIMGALPFALTGGFWALYLLGFNQSVATGVGFIALAGVSAEFGVVMLIYLKQALAERCGPIKEADLVQAIRDGALLRVRPKAMTVAVILAGLLPILVGHGAGSEVMSRIAAPMIGGMLSAPLLSMFVIPAAYLLIERRRRRAARPRS
- the copD gene encoding copper homeostasis membrane protein CopD, producing the protein MIESLVVLARLVQYAGTAMLFGAPLFYLYGLPADGPGAARTSAGTKGLVVVAGLLTAIGCGLALLAQTAMMTGALADALDPQALVMVATGTQFGVSVITRATASLAALAVAATLRPSTNLWRASAGLGAVALASFAWSGHGADGEGAAGLFKLSADILHLLAAGVWLGALAALLLLVLGVRQAEAAAVRALHGALEGFSGVGSVVVATLVLTGLINSWFLVGPDHLLAAATTAWGAVLLAKLCVFALMLSLAALNRFVLTPRLQRALASLDPASALAALRRSLLVESAAGLSVLILVSWLGTLAPPASL
- a CDS encoding copper-binding protein — encoded protein: MKTLLSAAALALALTGPALAQSDMKMGDMPGMKHDAMPAAAKTVDGQGVIKGLDKASGVVTLQHQPIPALKWPAMTMKFKADPAVLKPFKVGQAVNFKLKPTGASTEIVAMSVK
- a CDS encoding TolC family protein, whose translation is MRLILLLAGLGLANAAQAGPLTFTAAQELALQSPALAATAADLEAAKSQGKAAGRLPDPKLRVGLDNFPISGPPAGTFGGDSMTMVSIGLMQDRPSAAKREAARQAARAEVTTAGARQALTARETQVAAALAWIDLYYADQKLAALAAVERAITPLRDTAPAAVTTGEARPGQALEAQQKLAALADRRSELLADRARAAAELTRWTGEPGPQAIGPAPDFIINAEALRAGLPDHPGLRALDAARQTAGAQLAQARAEAHPDTSWDLAYQKRDGAYGDMVSVGVTFGLPLFGQARREPLIAAQSARVRGAESQKAAGERQLLAALETDLVDHQMHHEQLARAQETLAPLAQQRADLETASYAAGRASLSDVLGALLDLAETKLSILDRQALVARDSAKINLTYGTAS
- a CDS encoding DUF411 domain-containing protein, with translation MSRLIRRPPLARRALLLGAGAATLLVACAQGAEPLAIQVYKTPSCGCCTKWVEALRAAGLKPSINELDDLTPVRATYGVADTLSSCHTARIGGYTIEGHVPPSDILRLLQERPKALGLAVPGMPIGSPGMEMPGAGAEPYATLMLLDAKGATRVFARHG
- a CDS encoding YybH family protein is translated as MTHLLSTLGASLLITGSALAHEPAKPATAVSTSLPPAARAAALAVDGFHAALAAGDTEKALALLAPDVLVVEEGGAERSRVEYASHHLAADAAFTRAVPSTPLSRSGLAQGDLAYIVSESRTTGVYSGKPVDRLSAETMVLRHEPAGWKIVHIHWSSRAAKPK
- a CDS encoding copper resistance protein B; the protein is MNRLVVISLLPLALAAPAMAQTMDHSSMPGMTMPAAPTKPAARPAKPEAAAHQHQAAPAPAVAPKPETPAAGEADPHAGHDMPAETPMDHSAMPGMAMGAPAAAGTTIGDLEVPTGPPPAAPSDHAADRLFSPAAMAAARGQLRREHGGLSSSMVMANIAEWAPQSGKDSYRWEGEAWFGGDIHRLVIKTEGEGVVGDGVEQAELQALYSRAIGPYFNLQAGVRHDFEPHPTRTYATVGFEGLAPYWFEVSGAAFLSDRGDLSGRLEGSYDQRITQRLILQPRAELNLAASNDAATGMGAGLSNAELGLRLRYEIRREFAPYIGVTYDRKFGKTADYSRAAGEDVEDARLVFGLRAWF
- a CDS encoding efflux RND transporter periplasmic adaptor subunit, yielding MSRVTTLSTRSLIAGAAAIALLATAGGYGLGQWRKGPAPAAGDVPGRKVLYWYDPMVPAQRFDKPGKSPFMDMQLVPRYADEGAGPNAPGVAVDPRGAQTLGMRLARAEMTSLASGLAIPGSIEFNQRDLAIVQTRTAGFVQRVYGHAPGDIIAAGAPIADLFNPEWAGAQTEYLAVRRIGDPRLTAAARSRLTLLGMSQSLIAAVEHDGKVQTTSTVRAPIGGVIQTLDVRAGMSLASAQSLAQISGLATVWLTLSAPETQAGLIRIGQSVSAQLPAFPGETFSGRVSAILPAAQADSRTLQVRVELSNRGGRLRPGMSATASLAGDAAPVLTVPSEAIIRTGRRDLVMLAQGGGRYQPAEISVGRQAGDRSEILAGLSAGDQVVASGQFLLDSEASLAGLEPRPLTSQAATGPTMEAAAPVMKPVPKGARSLLQAQGRVEEITADTITLSHGPVPAIGWPAMTMIFKLDPPSLARGLKAGDQAAFGFEQRPDGSAVRSLRRVEASR
- the copC gene encoding copper homeostasis periplasmic binding protein CopC, with the protein product MTTKTTSTVLAMIAAGGLMLAASQAAAHAKLVSANPAPDATVAAPKAISLKFSEKLEAKFSSFEIAKASGGAVPVKIKVAKGGMVIDGALAAPLAPGAYKVSWRVVTADAHRINGAYSFTVR